TTTTCGAACACGAAGCTTTCCGACGCCAGCGCGTTGAGCGCGGGGGTTTCGATCTGGTGGTTTCCGTAGCATTCCAGCGTATCCGCGCGCTGCTGGTCGGTGAAAATGTAGAGCAGGTTGGGGCTATTCATCGGTTCCCTTCGCGGTTGGACTTCGAGCGCGGGGTCAGGTTGAACCAGGTCTGATGGCCGGAGAAGAACCGCTCCAGCTCGTCGACCATGTAGTGGAAGAAGTGGGGAAAGTCTTCTCCCGTGCGGCCGGAGAAGTGGGGCGTGAGAAAAACGTTCGGCAGTCCGATGATCTCGCTGTCTTCGGGGATGGGCTCCGGGTCGAAAACGTCCAGTCCTGCTGCGATGTCCCCGCGCTTGAGGCGCTCGATCAGGGCCGCGGAATCCACGATGGCCCCGCGCGAAACGTTCACGAACACCGCACCCGATGGAATGAGTTCCAGCTCGCGCCGTCCGATCATGCCCCGGGTATGGGGGGTGAGGGGCGCTACGCATATGATCGCGTCACACTGTGAAAGCACGTTTTCCAGCGACGTCTGCAGGAAGTCCAACGCCTCGGGCAACTCCTGCGGCAGGTAGGGATCGTGCACCCAGAGCTCGACCTCGAAGGGGCGCAGCAGCTTCATCAGCCGCCGTCCCATGTGTCCGCCACCGATGAGTCCCACTCGCTTGCCGGTGAGGATGCCCGCCATGGGCTGAATGAGACCTCGATCCTGCGTATTGCCCGCCACGATGCGGCGGAAAAGCGCGCCGGCATTGCGCATGGAGATCAGCGTCAGGGCCAAAGCCCATTCCGCTACCGGATAGGTGGAACCGTTGGTCGTATCCACGGTGCGGATGTCGCGCGCCCACAATGTCTCCAGGTCCAGGCGCGCGGCAAACCGGTCGCCTTCCAGTTCGCCGACGAATCGCAACTGGGGTGCGGCATCCAGGATCGCGGCGTCGATCCTCGGCGCGCCGTGGCAGACGACGAGGGCATCCACGCCGGACATTTCCTTCGCCAACCGCGCCGTTGTCTCGGGGTCCGTGCTGGTATCGTAGATTCCGCCGCCCTCACTGTGGAACCACGCCCAGTCGGCAAACGCCTCGAGGCGGGCCAGTTCCGCCGGCGGCAGGTAGCCGTAGCGCACCCGCTCGTCGCAGGCGATGAGTACTTGGGGGCGGTTGTTCGACATTTACTCTCCTTATCTTCCTTAGTAGTCCAGCCTCAGCCGAAGGCCTCGGCATACTGCTGCGTACGACTGGTCATCATGCCGTAGAAACCCCGTACCTCCGGATCCGGATGGTCCCGCCACAGCCGGGCGGGAATCATGGTACAGTCGCTGAGCACGGGGCCGCCGCGATGGCCGTAGTAAACCTGAACGGTCTTGCGTTCGTGCGGTGTGATCCGTACCGTCGCGGCGTGCAGCACGGACAGGTTGAACAGTACAACCGTGCCTGCCGGACCGTGCAGGTGGACCTTGCCGCGCTGGACGAGCTGTTCCTCGGTTTCGAGTATGGGACCGTCGCAGGGTTCCGGCGATATGGAGAAGCAGTGCGTACCCTCGTGCACGTCGGTCAGGTAGAGCATCATTTGCAAATAGCCGCACCGGTAGGGCCGGTCCGTCGCATGCGGGCGGTCCCGGTGCCAGATCTCCTCCGGATTGCCGTCGCGCGGGTCCATGTGCCTCAGGCACACTTCCCCGAGCCAGCTGGGCCCTTCGAGGATGGTCTCGATGGGGTCGATCAGGGCGGGATGGCGGATCAGGCCGTCGATCTGCGGCGAGGAGATCAGCGGATCGCAGTTCAGGGTCTGATGTCCGTGATTGGAAATGGGATGCCAGAAACAGCCCCGTTCCGATCGGTCCGCATCGTACAGTTTGTTGAATCGATTCAGTTCCTCGCCGGTAAAAACCTGGCCGAGGTTGACGTAACCATTCTGTTTGAAAAAGCCCAGATCCAGCATGCAGGAATCACCGATCGCTAATGGTGTGTTTACTTGCAAAAGAAATGACCATACATTGCCAGCGTCAAGAAGTTCACCGCGCGCGTCAATACAGTACTCCGCGATCGTCGCAGCGATCGGCGCAGTGATTGCCGTAGCGACGGTCGCCGCGTCAAGATCCCTGCACGACGTTACTGACCCTCGCAGTCCACCAGGAGCACCGGAAATGTCCGAAACCATCCTTAATGCCGCCCTGATCGGGTGCGGCGGCAGAGGTCGGGGCCACCTCGAGACCATGAAGGCCTTCGACGACTTGCGGTTCGTGGCCGTGTGCGATCCCGTGGAGGAATTGCGCGACCGGGTGGCCGCCGAAAACAACGTCCCGCGAAAGTACGAAGAAATCGGGGACATGCTGGCGAAAGAGGAGCTTGACCTGGCCGTCATCGCGACGCCGGCCCACCTGAACGGCCGGTGCGCGCTGCCGGTGATCCAGGCCGGGGTCCACACGCTGCTCGAGAAGCCGCCCGGACTCTCCGGCGCGGAAACGGAAGGGCTCCGCGCCGCCGCCAACACGTCCAGCGCGAAGGTGCTGGTCGGCTGGAACCGGCGGTTCCATTCGTTGATCTGCAAGGCTCGCGGCCTGATCGAGGAGCGGGGTCCCATCACCCAGATCGTGGCGGAGTTCCACAAGAGCATGACAGGCTTGCGCGATCGGGGCTTCCCGGACCACCTTCTGGACAACTTCATTTACGAGACGCCGATCCATGCCATCGACCTGACCCGTTCCCTGGCCGGCAGTTCCCCCATCGCCGAATTCCATGCCGTCGCCCGCAGGACCAATTCGCCTTTCGTCGACGTTTACGCCGCGCTCATCCGCTTCGAGAACGGGTGCGTGGCACAGCTCACGGCCAATTTCACGACGGATGCCCGGCTGGAGCGCTACGAAATCCACGGCAGGGACTGTTCGGCCTATCTGGAAGGCGTAAGGAATGCCGTGGTGCAACGCGACGGGCAGGAAACGGTTTTCGACGAGGTGGAGTCCGGCGGCACCGCCGAACAGGCCCGCTTCCTGGTCGACTGCATCAAGGAAGACCGGCCGGTTGGACTGCCCGCGGCGGGCCTGGACGAGGCCGTCGAGACGATGAAGCTGGCCGACCGCATCCGGGCGGAGTTGCGTGACTGATCGGTGCGGAGTGGCCGACCGCATCCGGGCGGAACTGCGGGACTGAGCCGAACCGGGTCGCGCGACTGAGCCTGCTTTCGGTTTCTTGACATCCGGGCGACCGCATGATAGGATGCTAAGGGAAGGCCGGCGACGGATTCCAGGTTCATGATAGGTCGTCGGCAACTTCTCAGTTTTTAGAAACC
Above is a genomic segment from Gemmatimonadota bacterium containing:
- a CDS encoding hydroxyacid dehydrogenase, which translates into the protein MSNNRPQVLIACDERVRYGYLPPAELARLEAFADWAWFHSEGGGIYDTSTDPETTARLAKEMSGVDALVVCHGAPRIDAAILDAAPQLRFVGELEGDRFAARLDLETLWARDIRTVDTTNGSTYPVAEWALALTLISMRNAGALFRRIVAGNTQDRGLIQPMAGILTGKRVGLIGGGHMGRRLMKLLRPFEVELWVHDPYLPQELPEALDFLQTSLENVLSQCDAIICVAPLTPHTRGMIGRRELELIPSGAVFVNVSRGAIVDSAALIERLKRGDIAAGLDVFDPEPIPEDSEIIGLPNVFLTPHFSGRTGEDFPHFFHYMVDELERFFSGHQTWFNLTPRSKSNREGNR
- a CDS encoding Gfo/Idh/MocA family oxidoreductase — encoded protein: MSETILNAALIGCGGRGRGHLETMKAFDDLRFVAVCDPVEELRDRVAAENNVPRKYEEIGDMLAKEELDLAVIATPAHLNGRCALPVIQAGVHTLLEKPPGLSGAETEGLRAAANTSSAKVLVGWNRRFHSLICKARGLIEERGPITQIVAEFHKSMTGLRDRGFPDHLLDNFIYETPIHAIDLTRSLAGSSPIAEFHAVARRTNSPFVDVYAALIRFENGCVAQLTANFTTDARLERYEIHGRDCSAYLEGVRNAVVQRDGQETVFDEVESGGTAEQARFLVDCIKEDRPVGLPAAGLDEAVETMKLADRIRAELRD
- a CDS encoding phytanoyl-CoA dioxygenase family protein codes for the protein MLDLGFFKQNGYVNLGQVFTGEELNRFNKLYDADRSERGCFWHPISNHGHQTLNCDPLISSPQIDGLIRHPALIDPIETILEGPSWLGEVCLRHMDPRDGNPEEIWHRDRPHATDRPYRCGYLQMMLYLTDVHEGTHCFSISPEPCDGPILETEEQLVQRGKVHLHGPAGTVVLFNLSVLHAATVRITPHERKTVQVYYGHRGGPVLSDCTMIPARLWRDHPDPEVRGFYGMMTSRTQQYAEAFG